The following proteins are co-located in the Mycolicibacterium goodii genome:
- the ftsY gene encoding signal recognition particle-docking protein FtsY: MTEGALIGLWVAIAVVAVLLIIALVVGLVRYRRRRIRLSAPEPTKTIDRSGGYTASSGITFSQGGTAPPAERIDTTGLPAVGDDATIPRDAPKRSIADVQLPEPPVVEPTAPPVRDSVAAPPAEPVPEPAAEPVPEPEAEPVIEPVPEPVTETAPQTTVEPEVAPEVPEAPPAPPAPEVAEPAPSAIEEIAPAEGRLGRLRGRLAKSQNALGRSMLGLLGGGDLDEESWEEVEDTLLIADLGPVVTESVIGALRAQMAAKNVRTEADARAVLREVLMGELRPELDRSIRALPHADKPSVLLVVGVNGTGKTTTVGKLARVLVADGRRVVLGAADTFRAAAADQLQTWGSRVGAEVVRGPEGADPASVAFDAVDHGISEGADVVVVDTAGRLHTKTGLMDELGKVKRVVEKRAAVDEVLLVLDATIGQNSLPQAKVFAEVVDITGVVLTKLDGTAKGGIVFRVQQELGVPVKLVGLGEGPDDLAPFEPAAFVDALLG, from the coding sequence GTGACAGAAGGTGCCTTGATAGGTCTGTGGGTCGCGATCGCCGTCGTTGCGGTTCTGCTCATCATCGCGCTCGTCGTCGGTTTGGTGCGGTACCGCCGTCGCCGCATCAGGCTGTCGGCTCCCGAGCCCACGAAGACGATCGACCGCTCGGGCGGCTATACGGCGTCTTCGGGCATCACCTTCAGTCAGGGCGGGACCGCGCCGCCTGCCGAGCGCATCGACACCACGGGGCTGCCCGCGGTCGGTGACGACGCCACGATCCCGCGCGACGCTCCCAAGCGGAGCATCGCCGACGTCCAGTTGCCCGAACCGCCGGTCGTCGAGCCCACGGCGCCGCCGGTACGCGATTCCGTCGCCGCGCCACCCGCCGAGCCCGTCCCCGAGCCCGCCGCCGAGCCCGTCCCCGAGCCTGAGGCCGAGCCGGTTATCGAGCCGGTCCCCGAGCCGGTCACCGAGACCGCGCCGCAGACCACGGTCGAACCCGAGGTGGCGCCCGAGGTGCCTGAGGCGCCGCCCGCCCCGCCCGCGCCGGAAGTTGCCGAACCGGCACCGTCGGCGATCGAGGAGATCGCCCCCGCGGAAGGCCGCCTGGGCCGGCTGCGCGGCAGGCTCGCCAAGTCGCAGAACGCGCTGGGCCGCAGCATGCTCGGTCTGCTCGGCGGCGGCGACCTCGACGAGGAGTCCTGGGAAGAGGTCGAGGACACGCTGCTGATCGCCGATCTGGGACCCGTCGTGACCGAATCGGTCATCGGTGCGCTGCGGGCCCAGATGGCCGCCAAGAACGTGCGCACCGAGGCCGACGCCCGTGCGGTGCTGCGTGAGGTCCTGATGGGCGAGCTGAGGCCCGAACTGGACCGCTCGATCCGTGCGCTGCCGCACGCCGACAAACCCTCGGTGCTGTTGGTCGTCGGGGTCAACGGCACCGGCAAGACCACCACCGTCGGCAAGCTCGCGCGCGTCCTGGTCGCCGACGGCAGGCGCGTCGTGCTCGGCGCGGCCGACACCTTCCGCGCCGCGGCCGCCGACCAGTTGCAGACGTGGGGGTCGCGCGTCGGCGCCGAGGTGGTCCGCGGACCCGAGGGCGCCGATCCGGCATCGGTGGCCTTCGACGCGGTGGATCACGGCATCTCCGAGGGCGCCGACGTGGTCGTCGTCGACACCGCGGGACGGCTGCACACCAAGACCGGCCTGATGGACGAGCTGGGCAAGGTCAAGCGCGTGGTCGAGAAGCGGGCCGCGGTCGACGAGGTGCTGCTGGTGCTCGACGCGACGATCGGTCAGAACAGCCTGCCGCAGGCGAAGGTGTTCGCCGAGGTGGTCGACATCACCGGCGTGGTGCTCACCAAGCTCGACGGGACGGCCAAGGGCGGCATCGTGTTCCGTGTACAGCAGGAACTCGGGGTGCCGGTCAAGCTGGTGGGACTCGGTGAGGGGCCCGACGATCTGGCGCCGTTCGAGCCTGCCGCGTTCGTCGACGCGCTGCTGGGCTGA
- a CDS encoding ammonium transporter: protein MVLALPDESFAAFDSGDTAWVLASAALVLLMTPGLAFFYGGLSRQKSVLNMMMMSFGALGVVSVIYVLWGYSMSFASAHTGGSDIAGIFDNPFALFGLSQLLETREIDGTELSVIGGFGTVPAIVWVGFQLTFAVITVALISGALAERVKFGTWLLFSGLWVTLVYFPLAHMVWGGGLLSGNERGFASWLFGTTTADDGTVSATVAPIDFAGGTVVHINAGMAALVLAILVGRRRGFGKTAFRPHNIPWVMLGAALLWFGWFGFNVGSEGAADATAGLVWVNTTAATAAAMLGWLIVERVRDGHPTSVGAASGIVAGLVAITPACGALSPVGSLILGAIAGALSALAVSLKYKFGYDDSLDVVGVHLVAGLWGTVAIGLFATETGLFYGGGIQQLIVQIVIAVVATVFTAVMTAIIALALKPLGWRVTDEEEATGIDETEHAETAYELA, encoded by the coding sequence GTGGTCTTAGCCCTACCTGACGAATCGTTCGCCGCCTTCGACAGCGGCGATACGGCGTGGGTGCTCGCGAGCGCCGCGCTGGTATTGCTGATGACGCCGGGCCTGGCGTTCTTCTACGGCGGACTTTCTCGGCAGAAATCCGTACTGAACATGATGATGATGTCTTTTGGAGCCCTGGGCGTCGTCAGCGTTATCTACGTACTGTGGGGCTACTCCATGTCGTTTGCGTCCGCGCACACCGGTGGTTCGGACATCGCGGGGATCTTCGACAACCCGTTTGCGTTGTTCGGTTTGAGCCAGCTGCTCGAGACCCGCGAGATCGACGGCACCGAACTGTCGGTGATCGGCGGCTTCGGCACCGTTCCCGCCATCGTGTGGGTTGGTTTCCAGCTGACATTCGCGGTCATCACCGTCGCGCTGATCAGCGGCGCGCTGGCCGAGCGCGTCAAGTTCGGCACCTGGCTGCTGTTCTCCGGCCTGTGGGTCACCCTGGTGTATTTCCCACTGGCACACATGGTTTGGGGCGGGGGCCTGCTGTCGGGCAATGAGCGCGGGTTCGCCTCGTGGCTGTTCGGCACCACCACCGCCGACGACGGTACAGTGTCGGCCACCGTTGCGCCGATCGACTTCGCCGGCGGCACCGTGGTGCACATCAACGCCGGTATGGCCGCGCTGGTGCTCGCGATCCTGGTGGGCCGCCGCCGCGGGTTCGGCAAGACCGCCTTCCGTCCGCACAACATCCCGTGGGTCATGCTCGGTGCGGCGCTGCTGTGGTTCGGTTGGTTCGGCTTCAACGTCGGTTCCGAGGGCGCTGCCGACGCGACCGCGGGCCTGGTGTGGGTGAACACCACAGCCGCCACCGCCGCCGCGATGCTGGGCTGGCTGATCGTGGAGCGCGTCCGTGACGGCCATCCGACCAGTGTGGGTGCGGCCTCGGGCATCGTCGCCGGCCTCGTCGCGATCACCCCGGCCTGCGGCGCCCTGAGCCCCGTCGGGTCGCTGATCCTCGGTGCGATCGCCGGTGCGCTGTCCGCTCTCGCCGTCAGCCTGAAATACAAGTTCGGTTACGACGATTCGCTCGATGTCGTTGGCGTGCACCTGGTTGCGGGCCTGTGGGGCACCGTCGCGATCGGTCTGTTCGCCACGGAGACCGGCCTGTTCTACGGTGGTGGCATCCAGCAGTTGATCGTGCAGATCGTGATCGCCGTCGTGGCAACCGTATTCACCGCTGTCATGACTGCCATCATTGCGTTGGCCCTCAAACCGCTGGGCTGGCGTGTGACCGATGAAGAAGAAGCCACCGGTATCGACGAGACCGAGCATGCGGAAACGGCTTACGAGCTCGCCTGA
- a CDS encoding [protein-PII] uridylyltransferase yields MAEHRQQSAGAARKGAPAGSSRPANDLTAAVGQLLAGGPRQLDSAALRDALLDLYEFWLTTKATELGITADSGFAIVATGGLGRGEMLPYSDLDLMLLHDNMPVDAVTEVAEKLWYPLWDANIRLDHSVRTVPEALKVAGEDISVGLAMLDVRHIAGDADLSSLLVSGARRQWRIGIASRFEELVAHAQARWERSGQIAHRAEPDLKSGRGGLRDVQLLNALAIAQLADVYPSRALASPTGTLGGAHLALLNVRTELHRVSGRGRELLLAQHADEIGAALRIGDRFDLARMLSDAARTVSYYVDSGIRTAANALPRRGFAALRRPVRRPLDEGVIEFAGEVILARDARPERDPGLVLRVAAASATTGLPIAVSTLSRLAETAPELRTPWPRQALKDLLVLLAAGPAAVSTIEALDRTGLWGRLFPEWGAVRDLPPRDVVHIWTVDRHLVETVSRASAFTTRVSRPDLLLLGALCHDIGKGRGGDHSIIGAELAMQIGTRLGLWPSDIDVLSKLVRYHLLLPETATRRDLQDPKTIAAVVDALGGDMVVLELLDVLAEADSLATGPGVWGDWKASLIGDLVRRCRLVMTGEPLPHPDPIDPRFLELAARVGVHVELTPGDGQHIYNVTMIAPDRRGLLSKAAGVLALNSLRVYSASVNSHEGSAINTFVVSPHFGSPPAADLLRQQFVLALDGDLDVVGSLERRERETAQYPTTRAGEILAAVPANHVPAPPRILWADGSNPGELIVQIRTIDRAGLLARLTAVFERDGVDIAWAKVTTLGSSVVDAFGITTADGGKDQVRQELERDLFAVLPAPPPAKPAEQAS; encoded by the coding sequence ATGGCAGAACACAGACAACAATCCGCCGGAGCTGCTCGTAAGGGGGCTCCGGCGGGTTCGTCACGACCCGCGAACGATCTGACCGCGGCGGTCGGGCAACTGCTGGCAGGCGGTCCGCGGCAACTGGATTCGGCCGCGCTGCGTGACGCACTGCTGGATCTGTACGAATTCTGGCTCACCACAAAGGCAACCGAACTCGGCATCACCGCCGACAGCGGATTCGCGATCGTCGCGACCGGCGGTCTCGGGCGCGGCGAGATGCTGCCGTACTCGGATCTCGATCTGATGCTGTTGCACGACAACATGCCGGTCGACGCCGTCACCGAGGTCGCCGAGAAGCTGTGGTACCCGTTGTGGGATGCCAACATTCGCCTCGATCACAGCGTCCGCACTGTGCCGGAGGCGCTCAAGGTCGCCGGCGAGGACATCTCGGTGGGCCTGGCGATGCTCGACGTGCGGCACATCGCAGGTGATGCGGATCTGTCGTCGCTGCTGGTGAGTGGAGCCCGCAGGCAGTGGCGCATCGGGATCGCCTCGCGGTTCGAAGAACTCGTTGCACACGCGCAGGCGCGCTGGGAGCGCAGCGGCCAGATCGCCCACCGCGCCGAACCCGACCTCAAGTCGGGCCGCGGCGGCCTGCGCGACGTCCAACTGCTCAACGCGTTGGCGATCGCCCAACTGGCCGACGTGTATCCCAGTCGGGCACTGGCGTCGCCGACGGGCACCCTCGGTGGCGCGCACCTCGCACTGCTCAACGTGCGCACCGAACTGCACCGGGTGTCCGGGCGGGGACGCGAACTCCTGCTGGCCCAGCACGCCGACGAGATCGGGGCGGCGCTGCGCATCGGCGACCGGTTCGATCTGGCGCGGATGCTCTCCGATGCGGCCCGCACCGTCAGCTACTACGTCGACTCGGGGATCCGCACAGCGGCCAACGCGTTGCCGCGCCGTGGATTCGCGGCGTTGCGGCGCCCCGTGCGCCGCCCCCTCGACGAGGGCGTCATCGAGTTCGCCGGTGAGGTGATCCTCGCGCGCGACGCGCGGCCCGAACGTGATCCCGGTCTGGTGCTGCGGGTCGCGGCCGCCTCGGCCACCACCGGTCTGCCCATCGCGGTCTCCACGCTGAGCCGGTTGGCCGAGACCGCACCCGAACTGCGCACCCCGTGGCCCAGGCAGGCGCTCAAGGATCTGCTGGTGCTGCTGGCGGCGGGTCCCGCGGCTGTCTCGACCATCGAGGCACTCGACCGCACCGGTCTGTGGGGCAGGCTCTTCCCCGAATGGGGTGCCGTGCGCGACCTGCCGCCGCGAGATGTGGTGCACATCTGGACCGTCGACCGACACCTGGTCGAGACCGTCTCGCGGGCAAGTGCTTTCACCACCCGTGTGTCGCGTCCGGATCTGCTGCTGCTCGGTGCGCTGTGCCACGACATCGGCAAGGGCCGCGGTGGCGACCACAGCATCATCGGCGCCGAACTGGCGATGCAGATCGGCACCCGGCTGGGGCTGTGGCCGTCGGACATCGATGTGCTGTCCAAGCTCGTGCGCTATCACCTGTTGTTGCCTGAGACGGCGACCCGCCGGGATCTGCAGGACCCCAAGACGATCGCCGCGGTGGTCGACGCGCTCGGCGGCGACATGGTGGTGCTGGAACTGCTCGACGTGCTCGCCGAGGCCGATTCCCTGGCCACCGGCCCCGGCGTGTGGGGTGACTGGAAGGCGTCGTTGATCGGGGACCTGGTACGTCGCTGCCGGCTGGTCATGACCGGTGAACCGCTTCCGCACCCGGATCCGATCGACCCGCGGTTCCTCGAACTCGCCGCGCGGGTCGGTGTGCACGTCGAGCTCACGCCGGGCGACGGCCAGCACATCTACAACGTCACCATGATCGCCCCGGACCGCCGGGGTCTGCTGTCGAAGGCCGCAGGCGTACTGGCGCTGAACTCGTTGCGGGTGTACTCGGCGTCGGTGAACAGCCACGAGGGCTCGGCGATCAACACGTTCGTGGTGTCGCCGCATTTCGGTTCGCCGCCCGCCGCCGATCTGTTGCGCCAGCAGTTCGTGCTCGCGCTCGACGGCGATCTCGACGTGGTCGGCTCGCTGGAGCGGCGCGAGCGGGAAACCGCGCAGTACCCGACCACGCGGGCGGGGGAGATCCTCGCGGCGGTGCCCGCCAACCACGTGCCCGCGCCGCCGCGCATCCTGTGGGCCGACGGCAGCAATCCGGGCGAGTTGATCGTGCAGATCCGCACGATCGACCGGGCCGGTCTGCTCGCCCGGCTCACTGCGGTGTTCGAGCGCGACGGGGTCGACATCGCGTGGGCCAAGGTGACCACCCTGGGTTCGTCGGTGGTCGACGCTTTCGGGATCACCACCGCCGACGGCGGCAAGGACCAGGTGCGTCAGGAACTGGAGCGCGACCTGTTCGCGGTGCTACCTGCCCCGCCGCCGGCCAAGCCCGCCGAACAGGCCAGCTGA
- the smc gene encoding chromosome segregation protein SMC encodes MHLKSLTLKGFKSFASPTTLRFEPGITCVVGPNGSGKSNVVDALTWVMGEQGAKTLRGGKMEDVIFAGTSSRAPLGRAEVTLTIDNSDNALPIEYSEVSITRRMFRDGAGEYEINGASCRLMDVQELLSDSGIGREMHVIVGQGKLSEILESRPEDRRAFIEEAAGVLKHRKRKEKAVRKLESMAANLARLTDLTTELRRQLKPLGRQAEMARRAQTIQADLRDARLRLAADDLVRRQVEFQNTNQAETALRKEHEELTVRLQSATVELQAHEAAVAELTRRAEAAQQTWFRASALAERVSATVRIATDRAQMLDAEPEMSSGRDPEALEAEAAEVAELEAQLQEELFQARTALEAARAELAEREQIAADAERAHMAAARAEADRREGLARLAGQVDTMRTRVESIDEGVMRLSVSIEEAAAKAEHAQAEFEQVQSRVGELDAGEVGLDEHHDRTVAALRLADERVAELQSAERAAERQVASLRARIEALSVGLDRRDGAAWLQKNHSSAGLFGSIGDFLKVRPGYEVAVAAVLGAAADALAAENFGAAAAAVAALKESDGGRAAIVLGDWSAIGSAPQATLPPGATWATDLVSVPDRLRGAVTAMLTGVAVVSDMAAGLALVSARPELRAVTTEGDLVGPGWVSGGSDRKPSTLEIASEIDKARTELEQAEKQTSELGAALSGALAEQSARQDAAEQALAALNESDAAISAIYEQLARLGQDARGAHQEWQRLIKQRDELEAGRTKTVEELRELESRLSNAEQTPMFDVEPVDRETTVAAAEAARAVEVEARLAVRTAEERANAVRGRADSLRRAAAAEREARVRAQRARAAREYAARVAAAVSECGRLIAEKLGAVVAAAARSRDELATERQLRVSALGEVREEVTALNNRINTLTDALHRDEVAKAQAQLRIEQLEAQALEQFGMSAGDLVAEYGPQVPLPPSELEMAEYEQAKERGEQVTAPAPMPFDRATQERRAKRAERELAELGRVNPLALEEFAALEERYNFLSTQLEDVKAARTDLLDVIAEVDNRILQVFTEAYADVEREFAQVFSTLFPGGEGRLLLTDPNDMLTTGIEVEARPPGKKIKRLSLLSGGEKSLTAVAMLVAIFRARPSPFYVMDEVEAALDDVNLRRLISLFEQLRERSQLIVITHQKPTMEIADALYGVTMRGDGITTVISQRMRGQELVANPS; translated from the coding sequence GTGCACCTCAAGAGTCTGACGCTCAAGGGCTTCAAATCCTTTGCCTCGCCGACGACTCTGCGCTTCGAACCCGGCATCACCTGCGTCGTCGGCCCCAACGGCTCCGGAAAGTCCAACGTCGTCGACGCGCTCACCTGGGTGATGGGCGAGCAGGGCGCCAAGACGTTGCGCGGCGGCAAGATGGAGGACGTCATCTTCGCGGGCACGTCCTCGCGTGCCCCACTCGGCCGGGCCGAGGTGACCCTGACCATCGACAACTCCGACAACGCGTTGCCGATCGAGTACTCCGAGGTGTCGATCACCCGCCGGATGTTCCGCGACGGGGCCGGCGAGTACGAGATCAACGGCGCCAGCTGCCGGCTGATGGACGTCCAGGAGCTGCTCAGCGACTCCGGTATCGGCCGCGAGATGCACGTCATCGTCGGCCAGGGCAAGCTCTCGGAGATCCTCGAATCCCGCCCCGAGGACCGGCGCGCCTTCATCGAGGAGGCGGCCGGTGTCCTCAAACACCGCAAGCGCAAGGAAAAAGCGGTCCGCAAACTCGAGTCGATGGCGGCCAACCTTGCCCGCCTCACCGACCTCACCACCGAGCTGCGCCGCCAGCTCAAACCGCTCGGCCGCCAGGCCGAGATGGCCCGGCGCGCCCAGACCATCCAGGCCGATCTGCGCGACGCCCGCCTGCGGCTGGCCGCCGACGACCTGGTGCGCAGGCAGGTGGAGTTCCAGAACACCAACCAGGCCGAGACCGCGCTGCGCAAGGAACACGAGGAGCTCACCGTGCGCCTGCAGTCGGCCACGGTCGAACTGCAGGCCCACGAGGCGGCCGTGGCCGAGCTGACGCGCCGCGCCGAGGCCGCCCAGCAGACCTGGTTCCGCGCGTCGGCGCTGGCCGAACGGGTCAGCGCCACGGTGCGCATCGCGACCGACCGCGCGCAGATGCTCGACGCCGAACCGGAGATGTCCTCGGGGCGCGATCCGGAGGCACTGGAGGCCGAGGCCGCCGAGGTCGCCGAGCTCGAGGCCCAACTGCAGGAGGAGCTGTTCCAGGCGCGGACCGCGCTGGAGGCGGCGCGTGCCGAATTGGCCGAACGGGAGCAGATCGCCGCCGATGCCGAACGCGCCCACATGGCCGCGGCCCGCGCCGAGGCGGACCGCCGCGAGGGGCTCGCGCGCCTGGCCGGCCAGGTCGACACCATGCGCACGCGCGTCGAGTCGATCGACGAAGGCGTCATGCGGCTCTCGGTGAGCATCGAGGAGGCCGCGGCCAAGGCCGAGCACGCGCAGGCCGAGTTCGAACAGGTGCAGAGCCGCGTCGGCGAACTCGACGCGGGCGAGGTCGGCCTCGACGAGCATCACGACCGCACCGTGGCCGCGTTGCGGCTCGCCGACGAACGCGTCGCCGAGCTGCAGTCCGCCGAGCGCGCCGCCGAACGCCAGGTCGCGTCGCTGCGCGCCCGCATCGAGGCGCTGTCGGTGGGCCTGGACCGTCGCGACGGCGCCGCGTGGCTGCAGAAGAACCACAGCAGTGCGGGACTTTTCGGCTCGATCGGCGACTTCTTGAAGGTCCGGCCGGGCTACGAGGTGGCCGTGGCCGCCGTGCTCGGGGCCGCGGCCGACGCACTGGCCGCCGAGAACTTCGGCGCGGCCGCCGCCGCGGTCGCTGCGCTCAAGGAATCCGACGGTGGCCGTGCGGCGATCGTCCTCGGCGACTGGAGCGCCATCGGTTCGGCACCGCAGGCCACCCTGCCGCCGGGCGCGACGTGGGCCACCGACCTGGTGTCGGTGCCCGACCGCCTGCGCGGAGCGGTCACCGCGATGCTGACGGGTGTGGCCGTGGTTTCCGACATGGCCGCGGGTCTGGCCCTGGTGTCCGCGCGCCCCGAACTGCGTGCAGTGACCACCGAGGGCGATCTCGTGGGCCCCGGCTGGGTCAGCGGCGGATCCGACCGCAAACCAAGCACTCTAGAGATCGCATCCGAGATCGACAAGGCCCGCACCGAACTGGAGCAGGCCGAGAAGCAGACCAGCGAGCTCGGCGCGGCGCTGTCCGGGGCACTGGCCGAGCAGTCGGCGCGCCAGGACGCGGCCGAGCAGGCCCTGGCCGCGCTCAACGAATCTGACGCCGCGATCTCGGCGATCTACGAGCAGCTCGCCCGGCTGGGCCAGGATGCGCGCGGCGCCCACCAGGAGTGGCAGCGCCTGATCAAACAGCGTGACGAGCTGGAGGCAGGCCGCACCAAGACCGTCGAGGAACTGCGTGAGCTGGAGTCGCGGCTGTCCAACGCCGAGCAGACGCCGATGTTCGACGTCGAACCGGTCGACCGGGAGACCACCGTGGCCGCCGCGGAGGCCGCGCGTGCGGTCGAGGTGGAAGCCCGCCTGGCCGTACGCACCGCCGAGGAACGCGCGAATGCCGTTCGCGGACGGGCCGATTCGCTGCGCCGGGCGGCCGCGGCCGAGCGCGAGGCGCGGGTGCGTGCCCAGCGCGCCCGCGCGGCCCGCGAGTACGCCGCGCGGGTCGCGGCGGCGGTGTCGGAGTGCGGGCGCCTCATCGCCGAGAAGCTGGGTGCGGTGGTGGCCGCGGCGGCCCGCAGCCGAGACGAGCTGGCCACCGAGCGGCAGCTGCGGGTGAGCGCCCTCGGTGAGGTCCGCGAGGAGGTCACCGCGCTCAACAACCGGATCAACACACTCACCGACGCACTGCACCGCGACGAGGTGGCCAAGGCGCAGGCCCAGCTGCGGATCGAGCAACTGGAGGCCCAGGCGCTCGAACAGTTCGGCATGTCGGCAGGTGACCTGGTCGCCGAATACGGTCCGCAGGTGCCGCTGCCGCCGAGCGAGCTGGAGATGGCCGAGTACGAGCAGGCCAAGGAACGCGGTGAGCAGGTGACCGCGCCCGCCCCGATGCCGTTCGATCGCGCGACCCAGGAACGCCGCGCCAAGCGCGCCGAGCGGGAACTCGCCGAGCTGGGCCGGGTGAACCCGCTCGCGCTGGAGGAGTTCGCGGCCCTGGAGGAGCGCTACAACTTCCTGTCCACCCAGCTGGAGGACGTCAAGGCCGCCCGCACCGATCTGCTCGACGTGATCGCCGAGGTCGACAACCGCATCCTGCAGGTGTTCACCGAGGCGTACGCCGATGTGGAGCGCGAGTTCGCCCAGGTGTTCTCCACGCTGTTCCCCGGCGGCGAGGGCAGGCTGCTGCTGACCGACCCCAACGACATGCTCACCACGGGCATCGAGGTCGAGGCCAGGCCGCCGGGCAAGAAGATCAAACGACTCTCGCTGCTGTCCGGCGGCGAGAAGTCGCTGACCGCGGTGGCCATGCTGGTCGCGATCTTCCGCGCGCGCCCGTCCCCGTTCTATGTCATGGACGAGGTCGAGGCCGCGCTCGACGACGTCAACCTGCGCAGGCTGATCAGCCTGTTCGAACAGCTGCGGGAGCGCTCGCAGCTGATCGTGATCACCCACCAGAAGCCCACCATGGAGATCGCCGACGCGCTCTACGGCGTCACCATGCGCGGCGACGGCATCACGACCGTGATCTCGCAGCGCATGCGCGGCCAGGAACTGGTCGCCAATCCCAGCTGA
- a CDS encoding OsmC family protein — protein sequence MTDLWVERTGVRRYTGRSSRGAEVLVGSEDVEGVFTPGELMKIALAACTGMSSDQPLSRRLGEDYPATIRVSGAADREREVYPHLQETLEIDLSGLSEAEVKRVLTVVERAVDQVCTVGRTLKAGTEVTFRVADTVLPK from the coding sequence ATGACCGATCTCTGGGTTGAGCGTACGGGTGTGCGCCGCTATACGGGGCGCAGTTCGCGGGGCGCCGAGGTGCTCGTGGGCAGTGAGGACGTCGAGGGCGTGTTCACGCCGGGCGAGCTCATGAAGATCGCGCTGGCCGCGTGCACCGGTATGTCCAGCGATCAGCCGCTGAGCCGCCGGCTGGGCGAGGATTACCCGGCGACGATCCGCGTGTCGGGTGCCGCCGACCGCGAACGTGAGGTCTACCCGCACCTGCAGGAGACGCTCGAGATCGACCTGTCCGGTCTGTCGGAGGCCGAGGTCAAGCGCGTGCTCACGGTCGTCGAACGTGCCGTCGACCAGGTGTGCACCGTGGGGCGGACCCTCAAGGCGGGCACCGAGGTGACATTCCGGGTGGCCGACACCGTCCTGCCGAAATGA
- a CDS encoding P-II family nitrogen regulator, with translation MKLITAIVKPFTLEDVKTGLEQTGILGMTVSEVQGYGRQKGHTEVYRGAEYSVDFVPKVRVEVVVDDSAVDKVVDVIVQAARTGKIGDGKVWVSPVETVVRVRTGERGADAL, from the coding sequence ATGAAGCTGATTACTGCGATCGTCAAGCCGTTCACGCTGGAAGATGTCAAGACCGGCCTGGAGCAGACGGGCATCTTGGGCATGACCGTCAGCGAGGTGCAGGGCTACGGGCGTCAGAAGGGCCATACTGAGGTGTACCGCGGTGCTGAGTACTCGGTGGACTTCGTGCCCAAGGTTCGGGTCGAGGTCGTCGTCGACGACTCAGCGGTCGACAAGGTTGTCGATGTCATCGTGCAGGCTGCGCGCACCGGGAAGATCGGTGACGGCAAGGTGTGGGTGAGCCCGGTGGAAACCGTGGTTCGTGTTCGCACCGGGGAGCGGGGAGCCGACGCCCTGTAG
- a CDS encoding acylphosphatase, with protein MTGPHPRRDEARLSAWVHGHVQGVGFRWWTRSRALELGLTGFASNRPDGRVHVVAQGSREACEKLLELLRSGETPGTVDNVIADWNEPDAPMTGFSER; from the coding sequence ATGACCGGGCCACACCCTCGCCGCGACGAGGCGCGACTGAGCGCCTGGGTGCACGGCCACGTGCAGGGTGTGGGGTTTCGGTGGTGGACCCGGTCGCGCGCCCTGGAACTGGGGCTGACCGGGTTTGCCTCGAACCGGCCGGACGGTCGTGTGCACGTTGTGGCGCAGGGGTCGCGTGAGGCCTGTGAGAAACTTCTTGAGCTGCTGCGAAGCGGCGAAACCCCCGGAACCGTCGACAACGTCATCGCCGACTGGAACGAACCCGACGCCCCAATGACCGGGTTCAGCGAAAGGTAG
- the mutM gene encoding bifunctional DNA-formamidopyrimidine glycosylase/DNA-(apurinic or apyrimidinic site) lyase, translating into MPELPEVEVVRRGLAEHVTGKAITAVRVHHPRAVRRHEAGPADLTARLLDARITGTGRRGKYLWLTLDDSAALVVHLGMSGQMLLGPIRDTRHLRIAAVLDDGTALSFVDQRTFGGWQLTEMVTVDGTDVPEPVAHIARDPLDPLFDRDRVVTVLRGKHSEIKRQLLDQTVVSGVGNIYADEALWRTKINGARIAAALPRRRLAELLDAAAEVMTDALGQGGTSFDSLYVNVNGESGYFDRSLDAYGREGEPCRRCGAIMRREKFMNRSSFYCPRCQPRPRAPRPRPGPDRLGIS; encoded by the coding sequence ATGCCTGAGCTTCCCGAGGTCGAGGTGGTCCGGCGCGGGCTGGCCGAGCACGTGACCGGCAAGGCCATCACCGCGGTGCGCGTGCACCATCCGCGCGCGGTGCGCCGTCACGAGGCGGGCCCGGCGGATCTGACCGCGCGCCTGCTGGACGCGCGGATCACCGGGACCGGGCGGCGGGGAAAGTACCTGTGGCTCACCCTCGATGACTCCGCGGCGCTCGTGGTCCACCTCGGCATGAGCGGGCAGATGCTGCTCGGCCCGATCCGCGACACGCGGCACCTGCGCATCGCGGCGGTGCTCGACGACGGCACCGCGCTGAGTTTCGTCGACCAGCGCACGTTCGGCGGGTGGCAGCTGACCGAGATGGTCACCGTCGACGGCACCGACGTGCCCGAGCCGGTGGCGCACATCGCGCGTGACCCGCTCGACCCGCTGTTCGACCGCGACCGGGTCGTCACGGTGTTGCGGGGCAAGCACTCCGAGATCAAGCGGCAGTTGCTCGATCAGACCGTGGTGTCGGGTGTCGGCAACATCTACGCCGACGAGGCCCTGTGGCGCACCAAGATCAACGGCGCGCGGATCGCCGCGGCCCTGCCGCGCCGTCGCCTCGCCGAGCTGCTCGACGCGGCCGCCGAGGTGATGACGGATGCGCTGGGGCAGGGCGGCACGTCGTTCGACTCGCTGTATGTCAACGTCAACGGCGAATCCGGGTACTTCGACCGGTCATTGGACGCCTACGGCCGCGAAGGTGAGCCGTGCCGGCGGTGCGGAGCGATCATGCGCCGCGAGAAGTTCATGAACCGGTCGTCGTTCTACTGCCCGCGATGCCAGCCGCGGCCACGGGCGCCGCGCCCTCGACCAGGTCCCGATCGACTCGGGATCAGTTGA